ggagtaaaaagtacttaatcttctttaggaatgtagtaaagtaaaattTGTCAATGATATAAATAGTAAAGATACCCaacaaaactacttaagtagtactttaaataatgtttacttTACACCACGGATCACAGTCAACATACATGTTTTATAGTAGGCTaagaatataataaaatataccggatcaaatacaaaataatatttCCCCCACATAACGTCACGACAATCTGTGAAACCGAACCCAAGGCAAGCCCATGCGTTTTTGATACACGTTTCATCTCTTTCCTACTCTTACTCAGCTTTGTTTGGGAGTGGGCATAGGGTCTTacattcaatcaaatcaaatgtatttataaagccctttttacatcagcctaACCCCcagaacagcaagcaatgcagatgtagaagcatcaTCAAGATACCAATAGAAAACAATAGCAATCTGTATTTTCAGAAGCATGTGCGTCTAGTGTTCATATTTCACAACCTCTGCGGGATTTTGAAGTTGCCTATACACAATCGATCAAAATAATAGACCTACacttgatttaggctacattattgcatgctaaatgtttctgatcagcgATTAGATATTTTTCCAGCCAGAGAATTAACCAAATATACAGACGGACattcagtgaaacaaaatcacaCTGATGATTAAGACAAGTCACAGGCTTTTGGTTGAGAGTAGTCCTAGGTTACTAAGCGACagagtgaagagcaaaataatccactCGATATACTACAAAACATGCTGGAAAAATGTTCTGATGAGCAGCACTTACCTCAACTTAGCTAACATTTCCACAGCCTAGTTGTAGCGTAACCAATATCCAATTGGAGATTCCAGTGATGGATTTATCAAAACGAGTCCCCACGCTTGTCTCCAAGCAGAATAAAACGGTTCTGAAATAGTTGAACACACACTGGTATGctatttttttcaaatgtattgtaaCAATTGGATGACTTTTGGAGTTTCCGTAAGCAACAATTAGATGCCTTTATTTGCATTAGCCCACTTTATTTCAATATTTTCATCAGTGATATTCATCCCGCAGTAATTCTTTATTGATCCATCCAGTTGTGGTTAAGAAAACAGTGCATGTGGTGGGCTATGCAAAGAGATGGGTGAAGTGACATGCCTTGCAAAGTTTAGAACTGGTAGGAATACAGTAGTAACGGGCGCTGCCTAGCAACCATCAAGAGCGTAGTGCGTGCCAATTTTGCCTCGGCATTACGACTCCATTTCATACTAAGCCGTAGGCAGAACTTTACCACAATCACGACTAGGTCGGTTGGCGGCAATACCTTTCATTTATAAAGAGATGTCAGGATGCTGAAGATAGTGGGAAAATGCCTTGGTTTGAAAGGTGTGCATGTGTTCCACAGGTCACTATAATCTGTATACTGATTTACATTCTACACTGTTTGTCATTTAGAGCAGCGGTCTTCAAACATTTCTTGCCCAGAGACCCCCATCCAGGCAAACTAGCTACCCAGGGATCCCTGCCCAGGCAAACCAGCTACTCAGGGAACCCAATCATTTAGAGCAGGGGTCTTCAAACATTTCTTGCCCAGAGACCCCCATCCAGGCAAACTAGCTACCCAGGGATCCCTGCCCAGGCAAACCAGCTACTCAGGGAACCCAATCATTTAGAGCAGGGGTCTTCAAACATTTCTTGCCCAGAGACCCCCATCCAGGCAAACTAGCTACCCAGGGATCCCTGCCCAGGCAAACCAGCTACTCAGGGAACCCAATCATTTAGAGCAGGGGTCTTCAAACatttcttgcccattcatcctcctctcccctgtaactattccccagaccattgctgtaaatgataatgtgttctcagtcaacttacctggtaaaataagggtaaaataaataaataaaaataataattgctGCGGGTGCTTTTTCAAAGCCTATGTTAGTGTAATTAGCTTCAATGAGTGTCATTTACTCAATATTAGGAGTTGAGAAATGAAGTGGAAATAATATCTCTCCTATTTTCTACTCTAGGTATGTCACTCTGTTGCTATCCCTATTCATAAAATATATATGCAGTAAATCATACCCCTGATTGAGAGCAAAACCATTTTCACACTACTGGAGGTTGCCCTTACCCAATGAATgaatctctctctttacccttctcccaccctccctcccctctcctgttccctcTCCCAGGTTGAGAAGATCCGCCAGCTGAAAGCCAAGTCTCTGTACCTGCAGGTAGAGAAGCTGCATCAGAACCTGACCAAGCTGGACAGCACCATTGCAGCCGTCACTCAGGTATGGGAGAAGTTGCATGTCCCCCTACAGGGGGGACGCAAGGCGACCAAGTTTTAAATACAATGTCCAAAGGCATTAAAGTCATTATATGGTGTCTGTGTCTCCTCACTTCATAACTTAACATCAGGTGCTCGACGAGGGCCGTCACCTGGACGTGCTGCTGGCCAGAGAGCGCATGCTGACCCAGATCCAGGAGCTCAAGTCTCTCAGAGGCCTGCTGCAGCCACAGGAAGACGACAGGTTCATGTTCATGCCTCCAGACCAGGTAAATAACCGCGTTATGTTCACTCCCCCTGACCagaggagaggggttagagacATGTGGGCTCTCTGTGCACTCTGAGCCAATGTTATTGACTGTTACAGTAATAGTACAACACTGTTGCCAAATTTCTGGTCTCTTTGGACTAATGAAATTATTCACTTGTCTGCCAATTTCTTGTACATAATTTTTCTGTATCCACTCGTCCATATTATTGATATGATATCATTATTATCTCTCCCAGGCCCTGTACATAGCCATCCAGTCCATGGGGCTGATCAGTAGCGGAGCGTTCGCTACCGTCACCAAAGCTCATGGAGAGGGCCTAAAGACCGCACTCCGCGGCAAGCCTGCCTCCTTCACCGTGATTGGCTACGACCATGACGGGGAGCCCCGCCTCTCGGGCGGTGACGCGGTGTCAGCAGTAGTGATGGCAGCAGTGGATGGTAACCTGTCGGCTGCCGAGGTGTGTGACCACCTGAACGGGTCATACACAGTCAGCTATCTGCCCAAAGCAGAGGGAGAATATCTGGTGTCAGTTCTGGTCTGTAACCAGCACATCATGGGTAGCCCCTTTAAGGTAAAATGTATATTATTGTTTTAGTTACAACAACCAAATAATATATATAACCATCGTAAGCCAGTGGTTCCCATGCCTTTTTTTTAAGGAACTCATTCCGTctttcaacttactcttgaaagttgtaatagtagaatgcacaacaGTCATTTTCGAAATTGGgcagtgcatcatcagttcctcttgtcatgtcagctaacattttttagcTAGGTTTTTTAACCCATATATTGTGTAGTAATATTTGAGTctctcaaatatcacatgaaaacacattagacatggcaaaatgtatcaAATTGCAAGATGCaagaaaattagctttaaaactgcaacattttctctgcaCCCCATaataaaatgtgtagaattgcaggaaaaaaGCTTTAAACCTGCATAAGGTCCTCtctgccaacaagaggggtgtgaaccgTATGTATCATGAACTGTGCTTGTTCCCATAGAAATAGACGTGGCTCATGTGCGCGCACACAGGGGGGGCTGgtatgttccccaatgctgggaGTTGGGCCTGAGTGAAAAAGTTGGGGAACCCCTGTCTTAAGCAACAATAGAATAATTAAACTTTAACATTGCAGAaggtaatgtagaatgttaagTTAGAATGTTAACATTCTCCCTGCTTGTGTTCTAAGGTGCTGGTGAAGTCTGGGCGGAGCTATGGCGCCCTGGGGTCCCCGGTGTCTGCATTCGgtggtgagggggagggggaggggcagcTGTGTCGCCCCTGGGGGATCAGCGTGGACAAGGAGGGATACGTGGTCGTGGCCGACCGCAGTAACAACCGCGTACAGGTGGGTTTCATTCATTTCATGTCATGGATTGGTTTGGTGTCAGCTGTAATCCTAAGGAGAAATGTTGTTTCTATAGTGAGAGCTGAAGGATTGCGTGTACAGTGGCAACCTAATatcaagtaaaacaaaaaaaatgtccttCTGCTACTACTCCTATCGTCCAGATCTTTAAGCCGTGCGGTGCCTTCTACCACAAGTTTGGCTCCCTGGGTTCTCGCCCCGGTCAGTTTGACCGTCCAGCGGGCGTGGCATGCGACAGCCAACGCCGGATCATCGTGGCGGACAAAGACAACCACCGCGTGCAGGTGTTCACTTTCGACGGGCAGTTCATGCTCAAGTTCGGCGAGAAGGGCACTAAGGTAGAAACTCTCAATCAAATAaaatccaaatcaaatgttatttgtcacatacacatgtttagcagatgttattgtgggtgtagcgaaatgcttgtgtttctagctccaacagtgcagtaatatctgacaagtaatatctaacaatacacacaatctaaagtaaaggaatggaattaaggatatataaatatttggactaGCGATGTCaaagcggcatagactaagacaTGAGAATAggatataatactgtatatacatatgagatgaataatacaaaatatgtaaacattattaaagtgactagtgtttcgTTATTAAAGtctatatagggcagcagcctctaatgtgctagtgatggctatttaacaatctgatggccttgagatataagctatTTTTAAGTCTCTCGGGGCTCAGGTCAGGTAGCttacccccggtgatgcgttgggcaaacCGCacagggcggtgcagttgccgtaccaggcggtgatacagcccgataagatgctctcaattttgcatctgtaaaagtttgtgagggttttaggtgccaagccaaatttcttcagcctcctgaggttgaagaggtgctgttgcgccttcttcaccacactgtctgtgtgggtggaccatttccggttgtcagtgatgtgtacgccgaggaacttgaatctttccaccttctccactgcggtcccttcaatgtggatgggggggtgctccctctgctgtttcctgaagtccatgatcagcttcttagttttgttgacgttgggtgagaggttattttcctggcaccacactcccagggccctcacctccatgtaggctgtgttgtcattgttggtaaacaGGCCTAATTGTTGGAGgtatgcatggccacgcagtcatgggtgaacagggagtaaaggagggggctgagcacgcatccttgtggggccccagtgatgAGGATCTGCGAAGTGGacgtgttgtttcctaccttctccacctgggggcggcccctcaggaagtccaggacccagttgcacagggcggggttcagacccagggcctcgagcttaatgatgagcttggagggtactatggtgttgaatgtctAGAtatagtcagtgaacagcattcttacacatGTATTccccttgtccagatgggatagggaaatcactccacacacacacacacacacacacacacacacacacacacacacacacacacacacactcttacttacagtatatacacacaaactTTAGAGCTGAACTAATAatgatattctactctactctattgtagAACGGGCAGTTTAACTACCCCTGGGATGTGGCGGTGAATTCTGCAGGGAAGATACTGGTCTCTGACACCAGGAACCACCGCGTCCAGCTCTTTGGCCCTGATGGGTCCTTCATCAACAAGTACGGCTTTGAGGGCGCTCTGTGGAAACACTTTGACTCACCGCGCGGCGTCGCCTTCAACCACGAGGACCACCTGGTCGTCACTGACTTCAACAACCATCGTCTGCTGGTGATCCGGCCGGACTGCCAGTCTGCCCGGTTCTTGGGCTCAGAGGGAACCGGTAACGGGCAGTTCCTGCGTCCGCAGGGCGTGGCTGTGGACCAGGAGAACCGGATCATCGTGGCTGACTCGAGGAACCACCGGGTGCAGGTATTCGAGCCCAACGGGAACTTCTTATGTAAATTTGGTATGCAAGGGAGTGGCTTTGGACAGATGGACCGCCCCTCCGGTGTTGCCGTGACGCCTGACGGAGTCATCGTGGTCGTCGATTTTGGAAACAACCGCATCCTCAAGTTTTGAAGGGTTCTAATAACTTTttgctttctttctttttctcgcTTTTTTTGCTCTCTGTGTCTCAGTTTGGGAGAGGAAATAAAATAGAGGAGGAatcaacagacagacacacagagaggacagtttaaacagagagatgaacagagcAGACCAAAATACTTTATTACGAAATTAAGGGAAAACGGATTTGTTGATTATTGTTTGTATTTCTTTACATTTAGCTTCAGATTGTGGTATACTGTATGACAAAGGGGACCACTAAGATGATTGATAATCATTAGTGAAAGTGACAAAAAAGAGATCCGTAATTTCTATTTTTTCTATCTCAACTGCTCAAAGCTCTCTCGCTAAACTCTCCTCAAATCGCCATCTCAGGGACTTTTCTCACTTTTTCTTGAAATATTGAACCCACTGCTCCACCACCTACCTCATCTAGTTCTTTATGAATGTACTCACACTCTCCGAGCAGAGGTCTAGTCCGTCAAGTTTTACAAAGAAGAAAAGAAAGTCTACCTCAATACTGAATTTTATTTAAAGAGCaacataaaaatgtttttttttatatatatatatatatttgcacagGATTAATAGGATTCATGCTGTGCATCTTGGGTAATGTGTTTTGTTGCTGAGACACTCGGATGCTGTAGTTCTACGCTGCATGTTTAGTTCTGGTTATAGAAGCCCGACCTGACCTGTAGTGTAGTCTAGAGCGTTCAGTGGTGTCATTTTATGTTATCTAGATTTAGGGTAGCTTGTTAGTTAGTAAATCTCTGTTTAGAATTGCCCCCTCAACTCTCAATGTGTAGTGTCATGGCACTGTcaaaagaagaagagagggtTTTATGTAATGCCAAGCCTGTTTAGACTGATTCAGCGTTAGTTAGttaattagttagttagttagttagctcaAGCCACAGGAGGAGACTGATGTTGAGGTAAAACTGATCAGTAGAATCAGAAGAATCTCCTTGAAGCTTTACTGGTTTATTGATTATAGATCGCAGCGGAGCTGGGACAGATGCAGTTTGATGATTGGTTGGAATCACGAGGTAGTCATTGTTGTGGGGAGATTGTCCCTGCTGTCCCAAATGATCCTATTATCAATTGACTATTGTTGATTCCCCTGTCAGGCATCAAAGTATTACAGGAATATGTTCACGATTGATTAAGCAAAGCATGCtggatctatatacagtataagaAAAATTatgaaaatgcaaaaaaaaaatgagTGTTTGTCTACTCTGAAACAGAGGGCCCACCAAAGTATTTTAGAAGTTGATCTGGAGTTATCAGGATGTTGTATCAGTTATTGATTAGGAATCGTGTCAGAGTGACATCTTGTTGTGAATGATGCAGGTGGAGAACGATGCCTCCATAAAGAGAGCATCTTGAGTAACTGTCCACAGGACGTGACCGACAAAAGTGAGAGCTAATAAGAGATCAGGGTTGGATTGTGTGTTGATTTGTGGGGCATTCCGATTTGCTCTTGGGGCCTAGAATTGAATCTAATCCCCTTGTGACGTCACTGCAAAGCCCCTCCCTATTTATTGATTTCCAGTCTGGAatgctggagagagagaatgttccgGAACATGTGCATAAAAAAAGTTattgaaaatgtttttaaacCATTGTCTTAAACTCAGGGCCGTGAGAGAAGAAAATCTAAAAagcaattgaacatgtttaattcacTCACAAACTTCATCTGAAAGTTTCAGTATTGATTATTTTAAACCCAAGAACATATTTTAGAACAGTAATCTCAGTAAGAAATATGCTAACATGATTGCaattgctagctagatagctaaaatGGTTCCCTAGCAACAAACATCTTAAGATTTGTAAGAAGATATTTGAGAAGTTCGTAAGAAAATCATTACATCTTAAGATATTGTTGAGGAATTGCACTTACGAACTATCTTATGAACTTCTTATTTTCTTTCTTAAGAAGCTTCTTAAGTTTTTGCgtaagaagtgttttgtgaatctgggaCCTGACCTCCAAAAGATGGAGGTATATAGAGCCCAGCTAGTGGAGTCAACCAAAGATAGAATTTCTGCACAACGGCCACCTGTAGGTTTGGCATCTAAAGAACTACAAATTGAAAGAAACACTTTGTTGTTTAATCATTAGTGTTGGAGGTCTAAAACCCTCCAACTCTCACCAAAAGATGCATTCAAAGCACTGTCAATGTTGTCAATGACAGTCAGGTGGGGAGAAGAGGAATATAGGGCCAACTGTGGTGAAATATTATTAACATTCACACAGTACTGTAACATCTTGTTGAGACAAGAATCCCAGCCATATAAAACTCAATAGGTTTATGTAGCTTTGATTTTGAAGTACTTTTCAGGCCCACGTCTGAGGAGAACGTTGTAGAAAGGTCTGAAACCAGACCATATCGCACAGCAACCAAAGAGTATCATCTGTGTGTGATTTCAGTCTAGCATCACCACCTATGTTAACGTGACACTGACTCATAACTCATATGACTCATAACTAGCATCCCTTATTAGCATTAGCATCTCAGCCTACACAACCATTGAGCGCTAACAGATTCCTGATTTATCACCTCTGAGGTGGAACTGTTAGAGTGGTTGTAAATACCCCTTTCCCTTGTAAAGTTAGCCACTCCCTTAGCATATCCTAGCCTAGCGGCATGGGCGCTATTAGTGGGTCGCTGACTGAACTTCTTACCTCAGAAGAAAGAGTAGGCCTGCACTTTCCATCCTAATTTGCATCAACTTACACATCTCTTCATTTACCTCAACATATATATACCTCAACTTTCATATTCCTCACATTTACTCATGTGTATCTCAATTCTAATGTAGCCTACCTCAACCAGTAACTTGCATATACATACTGTTACAGAACCTACATTCTCAGACCTCATCAACATACAAATGTCATTTTGCAAATATACCTCAGCACACATTTGACCTCACACTTGAAATGCCTcatgttacatacagtacacataggCCTACCTCTCAAGTATGTTGACTAGTAACTTATAAACATAAAGTCTCTCTTATGGACTGTATACCTTAGTTTCACTTTACTTTAGTTTTTAACATACCTCATGTTACTTTTACCTCAACTCACAATTTAATACATGTTACCTCACCTGTCAGACCAAAGATCTCCATTTAATTTGAAATTACAAGTTACAAATGGCCTTCTCTTCACACTGTGTCCATGAGTGGGTTGTTTAGAAGTGTGGTGAATTATGCCTTTTAATCATATGGAGAAACCAAATAATGCAGATCTGAGAATTGTGCCAAAAAGATATCTGTGAGAGTTTGGTGCCAAATGGAGTTGGCATCAGAATGACACTGTCATAGATGGAGAATGTCATTGGACCATTATATCCTAGATATGTGTTTAGCGAATCAAAGCAGTTGGGGACAGATCCCTGTGCTTTGATTGGATGCACTTAGGAGGGCTGGCCCCCTTTTGCTTTACCTCATTTTGCAGATCAGCAGAGCTGTAACCAACAGTGAGAGTGATTGTGATGTCACTGTTGGCTGATTGGCCTTAGAGTCTTAGTGATGTCAGAGGCACATGATCATGTAAGATCCCCCTTGTCATTTGTTGCCATGCGTTAGCGGGAGAGGgagtgttctctctaaagagttAGGACCTCCATCTTACTCCCCTTAGATGTACAAGAATGACCTCGAATTTCAGCACAATACACCATTTCTCCTCAGTAAGAACATTTACAAGTGTGGACTTTAGAGTTAGCGTAGTGTTGGTTGAGGAGGATAGTAATTTATTTTGAGATGAGTCTAAAAGTCAAACTCTTTGACAATGCAAAACTGGTGTATAGGAACACATTGAGTGAATAAGATGTTTATTTCACATTAATAAGCCTGTTTATTACATGTTAATACAGTGGAGACGTTAGCACATTAAAGGGCAAGTGAGTTGGAGTCCCCAGACCCTGCTGCTTAGAACCCACAACCGCTTCACCGATATGATCTGTCGATGGGTTTCAGTATTACTATATGAAATGTGTAGTCTGCATcaatctttttttaaattaagttGCAGGAAAtcaatcttttttttaaattaagttgCAGGAAATTCTATCTTTAAGATCCTTAGGTCTTCACTCTTAAagaggaaaaacatgtattttaaactgttttgttcattgtttttatttttcatttgttGCATTCTTTCAAAATTCTCTACAGTGAACCAACGTCTCACAGATAAATGGGTGTTGTAAACTCAGATGGGTGGGTTACTGAATCTGGATGATTTTATCATGATTATATAGccaaagatgtgtgtgtgttaggagtaCATTGGATGTATTTAACCTTTTGACCTTTGCGAATGTATTTCCTATAACCAAGAGGCTCTGCAGAAGCCAATCAGTGCTCGACTGGCCATGTCTTGAATCCTGAGATGGGAAAAAACAGCTCAACTCGCCATCCCTTAAAACAGAGATGTAGCAGAGCCAGTTAGTACAACAATAACTTGTAAAGCTGCACAGTCAGCTTTTTTTTTAAACCCCCCCTCCTCTAGTGTTTTTTGCAACCTCATACACTAT
The DNA window shown above is from Oncorhynchus mykiss isolate Arlee chromosome 18, USDA_OmykA_1.1, whole genome shotgun sequence and carries:
- the LOC110496482 gene encoding E3 ubiquitin-protein ligase TRIM71, with amino-acid sequence MASFSDSDLQTCPLCKELCGSSSTPISSNSSTSSSSSHSSSSSFSSRRLHVLPCLHAFCRQCLEGQRSPGDPLKLSCPTCNQKVSISEAGVDSLPSSNFLFSNLLDVVVSSEEQLQLGQNINGHHRGVSGGSIPGFHHPHGGLLRPHRLGEPTCSSCDEGNPASSHCLDCQEYLCDNCVRAHQRVRLTKDHFIERLAESLHQHQAGRGKVIPIGGGGEGGGGVGVSLAQSFHYNFSLLPLFQDRMSFCQNHDNEVFLFFCETCSVPICRECSVGRHVGHSFVYLQDAVQDSRAITIQLLADAQQGRQAVQLSMEKAQAIVEQVEIKAKVVQTEVKNIILRHKKALEERECQLLWRVEKIRQLKAKSLYLQVEKLHQNLTKLDSTIAAVTQVLDEGRHLDVLLARERMLTQIQELKSLRGLLQPQEDDRFMFMPPDQALYIAIQSMGLISSGAFATVTKAHGEGLKTALRGKPASFTVIGYDHDGEPRLSGGDAVSAVVMAAVDGNLSAAEVCDHLNGSYTVSYLPKAEGEYLVSVLVCNQHIMGSPFKVLVKSGRSYGALGSPVSAFGGEGEGEGQLCRPWGISVDKEGYVVVADRSNNRVQIFKPCGAFYHKFGSLGSRPGQFDRPAGVACDSQRRIIVADKDNHRVQVFTFDGQFMLKFGEKGTKNGQFNYPWDVAVNSAGKILVSDTRNHRVQLFGPDGSFINKYGFEGALWKHFDSPRGVAFNHEDHLVVTDFNNHRLLVIRPDCQSARFLGSEGTGNGQFLRPQGVAVDQENRIIVADSRNHRVQVFEPNGNFLCKFGMQGSGFGQMDRPSGVAVTPDGVIVVVDFGNNRILKF